GAGCGAAAACTTTCACATCACCGGTTTCTCTGTCCATTGTTACTTTTACATTCTGTGATGTGCCATAATTCTTCTTAAATGCTGACACAAGTGCAGCTTCAATTGCATCAAACATTGTGTCTTTTGAAATACCCTTGTCTTTACATATTTGGTCTAATGCCTCGATAAATTCGCTGTTCAATTATATCCCCTCCTTTTATTTAAAATTTAATCACAGGTTTAACAAGACTTACATTCTTAATGTCAAATTCTCGCTGAATACCCTTATCAGAGATTACAACTTTACTATCAATCAAGCCAACAAGCTCACCTTCATATTTCTTTTTTTTGTCAATTGATTGATAAAGTGATACTTCAACTAAATTACCTTTAAATTTGTCATAATCCTTTTTAGTTTTAAGAGGCCTGTCAATACCGGGCGATGATACTTCTAGTATATAACTATTCTCTATAGGGTCAACTTCATCAAGTTTTTCACTAAGATATTCACTTATAATTTGGCAATCGTCCAATGTTATGCCTCCATCTTTGTCTATATATACTCTCAAATACCAATTATTGCCTTCTTTTTTATATTCGACATCAACAAGTTCAAAATTATTTTCTTCGATTGCAGGAATTACAAGATTTTTTGTTAACTCTTCTATTTTTGACAATCTTAAAACCTCCTTATTTTTATTTTTATCTTTTGTTTAAATTTAAATTATATAATATGAAAGAGTGGGAAATCCCACTCTCAAGTTTAATCCCTATTTTGCCATAACAATTATAACATACACCATTTGCCAATGCAATATTAAAATAAACTTAATTGATTAGATTCTGGCATATTATCAAGGCATCCATGATTTTTTAAGATATCTATAGCTGTTTTACTTATTCTAGTTCTATTTCTAAGATCTTCTATAGATGAGAATTTACCATTACATCTTTCTTCAGCAATTATTTTTGCAGCTTGCTTTCCTATACCTTCTAATGAATTTAGCGGTGGTAAAATACCTTCATCTGTTATTAAAAACTTTAGTGCATCTGATTTATATAAATCCACATTAATAAACTTAAATCCTCTTAAATACATTTCAAGTCCAATTTCTAATATTGTTAATTGTCCCTTTTCTTTTGCTGTGGCATTATTTCCTTTGGCTTCGATTAACTTTATATTTTCTTTTATTTTTTCTAATGAATTCATTATATCAAGATTAAATTCATCTGCTCTAACAGTAAAATATGTAGCATAAAATGCTTCAGGATAATGTACTTTGAAATATGCAATTCTAAATGCCATTATTACATATGCTACTGCATGTGCTTTAGGAAACATATATTTAATTTTTTTACATGATTCAATAAACCACTCAGGGACATTATGCTTTTTCATCTCTTCAATTTCTTCTTCTTTTATACCCTTTCCTTTACGGACACTTTCCATTATTTTAAATGATAATTTTTTATCCATTCCTTTACTTATAAGAAAAAGCATTATATCATCTCTTGTTGATATTACTTCTTTAAGAGTAGCTTTTCCCTCTTTTATTATATCCTGTGCATTATTAAGCCATACATCTGTACCATGTGACAGTCCACTGATTCTTACAAGTTCAGCAAAAGTTGTTGGTTTAGTATCAACAAGCATTTGCCTTACAAACCTTGTCCCAAATTCAGGTAAACCTAATGTGCCTACATTGCAATTTATATCTTCTGGTTTTATATGAAGAGCATCAACACTAGTAAATAAGCTCATAGTTTCTTTATCATCAAGCGGTATTTTTCTTGCATCTAAGCCTGTTAAATCTTCTAACATCCTTATCACAGTAGGATCATCATGACCTAAAATATCAAGTTTAAGTAATCTGCCACTAATAGAATGATAGTCAAAATGTGTAGTTATGATATCCGTATCTTGGGCATCTGCAGGGTGTTGTATAGGAGTAAATTCATAGATACTTTTATCTTTGGGAACTACCATTACACCTCCAGGATGTTGCCCGGTAGTTCTTTTTACACCAGTACACCCAGCAACGAGTCGCCGAATCTCAGCATTATGTGTTACTATATTTTTTTCTTCAAAATATTTCTTTACAAATCCATAAGCCGTTTTATCAGCCAGTGTTCCTATTGTACCTGCTCTAAAAACATGTCCGACACCAAATATTTCTTCTGTATATTTATGTGCTATTGGTTGGTATTCACCTGAGAAATTTAAATCAATATCAGGCTCTTTATCACCTTCAAACCCAAGAAATACTTCAAACGGTATATCATGGCCATCTTTTTTCATTTTTATATTACAATTTGGACAATTTTTATCGGGCATATCGACACCAGAGCCATAGCTGCTATTTAATACAAATTCCGAATGTTTGCATTTAGGGCAAACATAATGAGGTGGTAACGGATTTACTTCTGTAATGCCGCTCATTGTAGCAACAAAAGAAGAACCGACAGAACCTCTTGAACCGACAAGATATCCATCATTTAAAGACTTAGTAACGAGCTTTTGAGCAATTATATACATTACAGCATATCCATTATTAATTATAGAATTTAGTTCTTTTTGTAATCTTTTCTCGACAATATCCGGTAATATATCTCCATAAATTTCATGTGCTTTTCTGATTGTTATATTTTTTAATTCTTCTTCTGCTCCTTCAATAGATGGGGGAAATGTACCATCAGGTATCGGTTTTACATCGTCTATTAAATCTGCTATTTTGTTAGGATTATCTATAACAACTTCCTTCGCTATGTCTCTTTCAAAGTAATTAAATTCATCCAACATTTCATCAGTTGTTCTAAAATAAAGCGGTGGTTGTCTATTCGAATCCTTAAATCCCTTTCCATACATTAAAATTTTTCTATATACATCATCCCATGGCTCTAAAAAGTGCACATCACATGTAGCAACAACAGGTTTATTATTTTGTTTACCTAGATCAAATATTCGTTTATTTATCTTCTTTAGTTCGTCTATATTTTTGACTTCACCTTTTTCGATTAAAAATTCGTTATTACCTATTGGTTGAATTTCAAGGTAATCATAGAAGTTAATTATATCATTTAATTTATTATTATCATAATTAGCAACTATTGCTCTAAATACTTCTCCCTGTTCACAGGCTGAACCAATAAGGAGGCCATCTCGCATTTGAGTTAAAAGGCTTTTAGGTATTCTAGGATTTCTATGGTAGTATTCAAGGTTTGATTTAGATACCATCTCATATAAATTTTTTAATCCTTTTTGATTTTTAACAAGTATTATCACATGATATGAAGGCATTTTTTTTATATCCACTTTATTTTTTAAGTAAGTATTTACATCTACAACATTATATATGCCATTATTTTTCAACTCATTTATACTTTTTAAGAATATTTCGGCCGTAGCTTTTGCGTCATCTACAGCCCTGTGGTGATTTTCAAGATTTACTCCGAGATATTCTGCTACTGTATCAAGTTTATAATTTTTTAGATTGCTGTACATATGCCTACTTAATTCAAGTGTGTCAAGTACTGCATTATTAATTTCAATACCCATATTTTTTGCTTTTGTTTTTATAAAAGTAACATCAAAATTAGCATTGTGTGCAACGAGTATTGCGCCTTTTATAAATTCGATAAATCTAGGCAATATCTCATCTATTGTAGGATAATCTTTAACCATTGTATCATTTATTCCAGTTAATTTTGTTATAAAATTCGATATATGTGTTTGAGGATTTATGAATGTTTCAAAAGTATCTATAACCTCCATATTTTTAATCTTAACTGCACCTATTTCAATAATTTTATCATTTATACTTGAAAGGCCAGTTGTTTCTATATCAAACACAACAAACTCATCGTCAAAAGTTCCATCACAAATTCCTGAAATGATTGGTACGCCGTCATTAACAAGATACCCTTCAACTCCATAAATCACTTTTATACCATATTTTTTAGCTGCAGCCTGTGCTTCAGGATATGCTTGCAAAACGGCATGATCTGTAATAGCTATAGCTTTGTGGCCCCATTCATGTGCCCTTTTAATTAGAGACTCTGCCGAACTTACTCCATCCATGCTGCTCATCTGGGTATGTACATGTAGTTCTACTCTTTTTGTAGGTGCATTGTCAACTCTTATCTTCTTTTCAGCTAATTCTATATCTTTTGCATTTATTATAAGATCCCTTTCATATTTATCATATATTACTGTTCCTCTTACTTTTACATAGCTATTTATTTTTAAATTATCCTTTATTATGTTGTATTTTTCCTCATTTAAGAATGCCTTAACAGAAAATGATGATGTATGATCAGTTATATCAAAAGTCATAAGATATTTTGACTTAATTTCTTTAAAATCTATTGTGAATATTTCCCCTTCAATTGTAATATCGTCACCTTCTTGGGTAATTTCTGATATCTTTGTTATATCAGATTTGATTTCTTTTCCAAGTAAAACTTTTGTTGTATCTGCTATATTTTCGTGAATTTTATGCTGATCTTCTTCAAAATTCGTTGTAATAATGTCCTGTGCAAATTTCTCTTCATCTTTCTGTATTTTTTCCTTTATAATATTATTTATTGTTTTATCGAGAGTTAACTCGATTTTTGCAGTTATATCGTAATGTCTCTTTATTACTTCACACATATATAAATCAATCTTATTCTTTTTTAAAAAATTGTATGCTAATTCATTTGAAGCTTTAATCACAATATGTTCATCATCGCAGTATACATCACAAGACTTGATAAAGCTTAATGTGCCAGGATATCTTTCACTTGTTTCTTTTATGATACTGTCCCAATATTTTTTAATTAAAGCATCAATTCTGTCAATTTGCAGTCTTTCAAATCGGAACTCAATGTTATCTAATAATGGAATTTTTGATTTAATAGCTGATTTTAATTTTTTTAATGCATCAATATCGTTTTTTAACGTAAAAGGCAAGAAGACAATAAGTTTTTTTTGTTTTATTGATAGGCATATTCTTTTTATATCTATATTATTTATCTCAAAATCTTCTTTTAAAAAAGAAGGTAACATTTCTATACCCCCTTATATCCAAACTTTTAATATATCTCTATACATTTTTAATCTTGAATAAAAGCCCCTTATAAGTCCTAATTTTTCTTCTTTCATAATATGTGTCATGTTTTCAAATGGGACATGTTGCACCCTTAATTTTTTCGACTTAGCATATTTTGTTAGAGCAACTTCCAAGCCATATTTGCATACATCAATATTTTTTTCTTCAATGAATTCCATAAATAATTTTTTTTTCATAGCCCTTTGGCCCGATAAAAAAGGTGCGATTTTTTGTGCCCAATCAGTGGTTTTTCTACCCGATGAAAATATTCCTATTGTCATATCAGCATTATTATCTAAAATTGGTTCTACAAGTTTTTTAAAATGATTTTCTGTTAATCCTACAAGATCTGCATCAAGCATTACAATTATATCACCAATAGATTTTTGAATGCCTATTTTTATGGCAGCACCCTTTCCCATATTTTTTTCTTGATTAACTATTGTTACATTAAAGTTGCTTGCAACTTTTGCAGTATTATCTGTTGAACCATCATTAACAACAATTATTTCACCAATAACGTCAATATGTTCTAGTATACATAAAACATTCTTTATGTTTTTTTCTTCATTATATGCCGGCACAATAACAGATATCATAAAGTATTCTCCTTTAATACATTGCGTAATTCTTTCATAAACTCGTCAAGAAGCTTATCTTCGGGTACCTTTTTATATACTTTACCATGCTTAAAAATAAGTCCTTCACCAGCACCACCTGCAATACCTATATCAGCTTCTCTTGCTTCGCCTGGTCCATTAACTGCACATCCCATAACAGCAATTTTTACATTTTGCTTTATATCCCTTGTTAACTCTTCAACTTTTTTAGCTAAATCTATTAAATTAATTTTAGTT
This portion of the Thermoanaerobacterium sp. RBIITD genome encodes:
- the rimP gene encoding ribosome maturation factor RimP → MSKIEELTKNLVIPAIEENNFELVDVEYKKEGNNWYLRVYIDKDGGITLDDCQIISEYLSEKLDEVDPIENSYILEVSSPGIDRPLKTKKDYDKFKGNLVEVSLYQSIDKKKKYEGELVGLIDSKVVISDKGIQREFDIKNVSLVKPVIKF
- a CDS encoding PolC-type DNA polymerase III — its product is MLPSFLKEDFEINNIDIKRICLSIKQKKLIVFLPFTLKNDIDALKKLKSAIKSKIPLLDNIEFRFERLQIDRIDALIKKYWDSIIKETSERYPGTLSFIKSCDVYCDDEHIVIKASNELAYNFLKKNKIDLYMCEVIKRHYDITAKIELTLDKTINNIIKEKIQKDEEKFAQDIITTNFEEDQHKIHENIADTTKVLLGKEIKSDITKISEITQEGDDITIEGEIFTIDFKEIKSKYLMTFDITDHTSSFSVKAFLNEEKYNIIKDNLKINSYVKVRGTVIYDKYERDLIINAKDIELAEKKIRVDNAPTKRVELHVHTQMSSMDGVSSAESLIKRAHEWGHKAIAITDHAVLQAYPEAQAAAKKYGIKVIYGVEGYLVNDGVPIISGICDGTFDDEFVVFDIETTGLSSINDKIIEIGAVKIKNMEVIDTFETFINPQTHISNFITKLTGINDTMVKDYPTIDEILPRFIEFIKGAILVAHNANFDVTFIKTKAKNMGIEINNAVLDTLELSRHMYSNLKNYKLDTVAEYLGVNLENHHRAVDDAKATAEIFLKSINELKNNGIYNVVDVNTYLKNKVDIKKMPSYHVIILVKNQKGLKNLYEMVSKSNLEYYHRNPRIPKSLLTQMRDGLLIGSACEQGEVFRAIVANYDNNKLNDIINFYDYLEIQPIGNNEFLIEKGEVKNIDELKKINKRIFDLGKQNNKPVVATCDVHFLEPWDDVYRKILMYGKGFKDSNRQPPLYFRTTDEMLDEFNYFERDIAKEVVIDNPNKIADLIDDVKPIPDGTFPPSIEGAEEELKNITIRKAHEIYGDILPDIVEKRLQKELNSIINNGYAVMYIIAQKLVTKSLNDGYLVGSRGSVGSSFVATMSGITEVNPLPPHYVCPKCKHSEFVLNSSYGSGVDMPDKNCPNCNIKMKKDGHDIPFEVFLGFEGDKEPDIDLNFSGEYQPIAHKYTEEIFGVGHVFRAGTIGTLADKTAYGFVKKYFEEKNIVTHNAEIRRLVAGCTGVKRTTGQHPGGVMVVPKDKSIYEFTPIQHPADAQDTDIITTHFDYHSISGRLLKLDILGHDDPTVIRMLEDLTGLDARKIPLDDKETMSLFTSVDALHIKPEDINCNVGTLGLPEFGTRFVRQMLVDTKPTTFAELVRISGLSHGTDVWLNNAQDIIKEGKATLKEVISTRDDIMLFLISKGMDKKLSFKIMESVRKGKGIKEEEIEEMKKHNVPEWFIESCKKIKYMFPKAHAVAYVIMAFRIAYFKVHYPEAFYATYFTVRADEFNLDIMNSLEKIKENIKLIEAKGNNATAKEKGQLTILEIGLEMYLRGFKFINVDLYKSDALKFLITDEGILPPLNSLEGIGKQAAKIIAEERCNGKFSSIEDLRNRTRISKTAIDILKNHGCLDNMPESNQLSLF
- a CDS encoding glycosyltransferase family 2 protein, whose amino-acid sequence is MISVIVPAYNEEKNIKNVLCILEHIDVIGEIIVVNDGSTDNTAKVASNFNVTIVNQEKNMGKGAAIKIGIQKSIGDIIVMLDADLVGLTENHFKKLVEPILDNNADMTIGIFSSGRKTTDWAQKIAPFLSGQRAMKKKLFMEFIEEKNIDVCKYGLEVALTKYAKSKKLRVQHVPFENMTHIMKEEKLGLIRGFYSRLKMYRDILKVWI